TCAGTGCTGTACCGGAGATTAAACAGTGTGTTCCTACGATTCTCTGAGCCCATACGTATCTCAAACTTTTTAGCCAGGGCGTCAACCTTGTCATCAGTTTCATAGTCCATTTCTCGTAAGCATCGCCTTCTGACCTTTTTTAGAGTTTCTTTGGAGGGTGAAAATCCAGCAGTTAGCTGCCAAACAgatatacataacattaattCTGTAGAGTTTAGAACCTAATAAAAATCATGGAAACACACATACTACTGGCTTACCATGTCATCAATTACAGAGAGAGCAGCTTTCTGATCTCGGTTGATTAGATGGGCATCAGCAAGCAAAGAATATGACATTGCATTGGGTTTAACGCCCAAACTTACTAAGTGCTCAAACACTCTTGAAGCTTCAAAGGTCTGCCACAGGAGAAAGTGCATGAACTTTCATTTCAAGACTCAgcatattaaactggaaattgaTGTATTAATTCCATGAGCACGCAATGCAAAATAATAGATGACAATGCATTTGGCCCAATTTCCACAAGAGCATATATATGGGCTTTCAGGAGATATTAAGCCATCTgatcaaaccaaaattaaacaTCCTCAGAATTTTATCATGActgtagaaataaaattttaaaataaaaacataaacaaaatacttaaattttatgtaaatataatatatccAGGGAGAGGAGAGGGGAATTAGCTTCTCAATGCATTCCCACAAATCCACAATAAGTGTGTACGCAATTGTACTGGAGGATGCACATTTGAGATCACGTGTAATGTTTGTGAATGTCAAAGTTAGGAGTTGAGAGTGCACAAAAGGCCCAAAGCATATGCACCTTCTTGAGCTTTCCAAATGCATACATTAAAGCATTGTATGAATGAATATCTGGAGTCAACCCAAAAGAAGAACCAATTGCCTCAAAAGTTTGGTAGGCACGATCAAGATCCCAAACATTAGCACAAcctaaaattatacaatttagaGCAGCAACCGATTTATAAGGAGGATCTGCATTGCTCAATTGCTCAAGTTGAAAATACACCTgggaaaattttaacaatgcAAAGTTAGCAACAGGGACAATTCAATGAATGAATGAGTATTCAACTACCACTACATCACTAATAAAATCAGAAGTGCATATTCTCTTCAAGAGAAATCTAATTCAAGCCACTAATTTACAACAAATAAATCAATCTCAAAGTTCAAGAGAACTACTATAACAGTTCTTTACAAGATGCAAGGGATAAAAGTAACAGGAAAAGAAATAGCaaccatcaatctcttttctagGGTAACTGCAAATTTTATTCTATATCTacatttttcatcattaaaataatacatgATGTTCAACATCTGTGAAACTAGATGCTCTGAAGAACAAAAAACCATTGATCAAAACaccatacaaaaataaaataaccaagAACGAGAcagaagtaaaataataataacaatattaaagtTTGATGCATGTGGTCCATATTTTGATCTTGACTCAgaaatatttagattaaaatgaATCTTGACTAATTGTTTATTCATCATAAGATGGGCATGTGATAAACAATTTGATCTGAGATCTAAAAGTATTTTAAACAATACCGAGTCTAATGTCTCAAAACCCTTCTTGGAGCAGGCAATGACCAAAGGATTTAAAGATGTAAATGGTGAGAAAAGTTCTTCCTCTACATATTTGTTGGAATTTCCATAGGCTGTCTCAAAATCATGCAAGGTACTAAAAGCCCTTTGAAGATCGCCCAGTGACGCATGAGCATATATTTTTACAAGATAAGACTCAGGGTTGGGGGCCTTCTTTTGACGCAAAGAGCGACGTAGGATAGCCCATGATGCATCCAAAAGTGTTTGACTGTAGGTCCTTCCAGCAGTTCCAAGCACTAACACAACCAATCCTTCATCTACAGAAAGCAGAACAGGGGGCCTTGCATTGTCACCCTGAGCTATCCACTTGGCCATAAACTCCAAGGCATAAAATGCTAACCTGCTATTATCTTCTTGAACTGCAACTTCCGCAATATAATTACACATGATCCAGGTTGGACAGAGTGCTTTGTTTTGATCCATTGTCTGACAACACCCATAGGAATAGagtcacttttaaatatatattaacgaAAGAGCAACCTTCTTTCACAGAATGATTTAATTACCAAGGAAATCAGTCATCTACCTTGCACTTCTCAATAATGGATACCAGTACATCCAGCCTGCCCTCGTTAACACAACTTTGGACACATTCAGTAAACACTTTCATAGACAACATATAACCAGATTTCAAGGCCATATCTAAGTATTTCAAAGCAGCATCAATTTGGCCTGTTAAAAATAGCATGCCAATAACTAAGTCATATGACTCATCATCAGGCAGAGATTCTTTCCCAGTTTGCAGCATCCTGATTACAATAGAATGAAAGTTGATCCATCAAAAATTGAACATAAATGTGAATATTACATGTAGGAGACTGATTCAAACACTGACatgaaaacctaaaaaatttccATAAATGACAAAAGCGGTTAAGTAAACACACAGCGAAATGGCAATTTTTTACGTCAGAGTCAAACCAGAAAACACACTTATTTACACTAAAAACTATCCCATTCACAGAGTTGAGGcgcaaaatatattaaataatacgTACAAAGATAAAAATCCCATAGAAAATTCATGTGCATAACAAGCCATTCTGAAGCTTGAAATTACATTATTTCCTACATTTTATGATCTTAATTTTACCCTGAAAGAAGAGAAGGGCAGAAAGAACACACTAGCAGAACAGATTTGCATCAACACAATCACTACATCACACTATCCTAGGGCTCCAGTGATTTTTATTTGTCTGGgttcctttttctttcatttattaaaagttGCTTGTCAAAGTAATTGATTTCCCACAGCCTTGCGTCATGTTTCAGCCTACTACAGCAAAGTAGTTTATTTTTTCCCCGCCCAATGTTATGTTTCAGCTTACTACTACAGTAAATAATCTTATCACACACACACAAGTTAAAATAATCTTCACCTTACATGCCAACAAAAACTACTACAAATGATTGATCACATGAATATGCATATAAAATGCATAAATCCAGGAAAATGGTATTCTAGAAggtattatttgtacataaaattccctttttgaaattgaaataataatggttttgatttcatttgtcAAAGACTTTCactat
This sequence is a window from Mangifera indica cultivar Alphonso chromosome 5, CATAS_Mindica_2.1, whole genome shotgun sequence. Protein-coding genes within it:
- the LOC123217690 gene encoding pentatricopeptide repeat-containing protein At1g26460, mitochondrial-like isoform X1, yielding MASPMLIFTRTKTLLPKTLNPILNLKSISISTFTFLSQETQLAESNQTSPLPPNPATGSPLYNENWRKPATTSAFLTQSLIPLGLQNTSAPRIQALSQPLDVQALMNVFADWMTSQRWSDMKQMFEFWIRSLDRNGKPNKPDVNLYNHYLRANLMMGASAAELLDLVAQMENFAILPITASFNLVLKAMHQARETEAAEKLLQRMLQTGKESLPDDESYDLVIGMLFLTGQIDAALKYLDMALKSGYMLSMKVFTECVQSCVNEGRLDVLVSIIEKCKTMDQNKALCPTWIMCNYIAEVAVQEDNSRLAFYALEFMAKWIAQGDNARPPVLLSVDEGLVVLVLGTAGRTYSQTLLDASWAILRRSLRQKKAPNPESYLVKIYAHASLGDLQRAFSTLHDFETAYGNSNKYVEEELFSPFTSLNPLVIACSKKGFETLDSVYFQLEQLSNADPPYKSVAALNCIILGCANVWDLDRAYQTFEAIGSSFGLTPDIHSYNALMYAFGKLKKTFEASRVFEHLVSLGVKPNAMSYSLLADAHLINRDQKAALSVIDDMLTAGFSPSKETLKKVRRRCLREMDYETDDKVDALAKKFEIRMGSENRRNTLFNLRYSTDYA
- the LOC123217690 gene encoding pentatricopeptide repeat-containing protein At1g26460, mitochondrial-like isoform X2, translated to MASPMLIFTRTKTLLPKTLNPILNLKSISISTFTFLSQETQLAESNQTSPLPPNPATGSPLYNENWRKPATTSAFLTQSLIPLGLQNTSAPRIQALSQPLDVQALMNVFADWMTSQRWSDMKQMFEFWIRSLDRNGKPNKPDVNLYNHYLRANLMMGASAAELLDLVAQMENFAILPITASFNLVLKAMHQARETEAAEKLLQRMLQTGKESLPDDESYDLVIGMLFLTGQIDAALKYLDMALKSGYMLSMKVFTECVQSCVNEGRLDVLVSIIEKCKTMDQNKALCPTWIMCNYIAEVAVQEDNSRLAFYALEFMAKWIAQGDNARPPVLLSVDEGLVVLVLGTAGRTYSQTLLDASWAILRRSLRQKKAPNPESYLVKIYAHASLGDLQRAFSTLHDFETAYGNSNKYVEEELFSPFTSLNPLVIACSKKGFETLDSVYFQLEQLSNADPPYKSVAALNCIILGCANVWDLDRAYQTFEAIGSSFGLTPDIHSYNALMYAFGKLKKMA